From Cronobacter turicensis z3032, the proteins below share one genomic window:
- the gyrA gene encoding DNA gyrase subunit A, with protein sequence MSDLAREITPVNIEEELKNSYLDYAMSVIVGRALPDVRDGLKPVHRRVLYAMNVLGNDWNKAYKKSARVVGDVIGKYHPHGDSAVYDTIVRMAQPFSLRYTLVDGQGNFGSIDGDSAAAMRYTEIRLAKIAHELMADLDKETVDFVDNYDGTEKIPDVMPTKIPNLLVNGSSGIAVGMATNIPPHNLTEVINGCLAYIDDEDISIEGLMEHIPGPDFPTSAIINGRRGIEEAYRTGRGKIYIRARAEVEVDPKNGRETIIVHEIPYQVNKARLIEKIAELVKDKRVEGISALRDESDKDGMRIVIEIKRDAVGEVVLNNLYSQTQLQVSFGINMVALHHGQPKIMALKEILAAFVRHRREVVTRRTIFELRKARERAHILEGLAIALANIDPIIELIRRAPNPSEAKAGLIAQAWELGTVSAMLERAGDDAARPEWLEPEFGIRDGKYWLTEQQAQAILDLRLQKLTGLEHEKLLDEYKELLEQIAELLHILGSADRLMEVIREELELIRDQFGDERRTEITANSADINIEDLINQEDVVVTLSHQGYVKYQPLTDYEAQRRGGKGKSAARIKEEDFIDRLLVANTHDTILCFSSRGRLYWMKVYQLPEASRGARGRPIVNLLPLEANERITAILPVREYEEGVNVFMATASGTVKKTALTEFSRPRTAGIIAVNLNEGDELIGVDLTAGKDEVMLFSAQGKVVRFKEDAVRPMGRTATGVRGIRLGEGDSVVSLIVPRGEGAILTATQNGYGKRTAVEEYPTKSRATKGVISIKVTDRNGPVVGAVQVDDADQIMMITDAGTLVRTRVSEISVVGRNTQGVILIRTAEDENVVGLQRVAEPVDDEELDSIDGSVAEGDDEIAPETDVDDDAADDADE encoded by the coding sequence ATGAGCGACCTTGCCAGAGAAATTACACCGGTCAACATTGAGGAAGAGTTAAAGAACTCCTATCTGGATTACGCGATGTCGGTTATTGTCGGCCGCGCGCTTCCGGATGTCCGAGATGGCCTCAAGCCGGTACACCGTCGCGTACTTTACGCCATGAACGTGTTGGGCAATGACTGGAATAAAGCCTACAAAAAATCCGCCCGTGTCGTTGGTGACGTAATCGGTAAATACCATCCCCACGGTGATTCCGCCGTTTACGATACCATTGTACGTATGGCTCAGCCGTTCTCGCTGCGTTATACGCTGGTGGATGGTCAGGGCAACTTCGGTTCTATCGACGGCGACTCCGCCGCGGCGATGCGTTATACGGAAATCCGTCTGGCGAAGATCGCCCATGAACTGATGGCCGACCTCGACAAAGAAACCGTTGATTTTGTAGACAACTATGACGGCACGGAAAAAATCCCTGACGTCATGCCGACCAAAATCCCGAACCTGCTGGTAAACGGTTCATCCGGTATCGCCGTCGGGATGGCGACGAACATTCCGCCGCATAACCTGACGGAAGTGATTAACGGCTGCCTCGCGTATATCGATGATGAAGATATCAGCATCGAAGGGCTGATGGAGCACATTCCTGGCCCGGATTTCCCGACGTCCGCCATTATCAACGGCCGTCGCGGCATTGAAGAGGCGTATCGCACCGGGCGCGGCAAAATCTACATTCGCGCGCGCGCGGAAGTGGAAGTCGATCCGAAAAACGGCCGCGAAACCATTATCGTGCACGAAATTCCGTATCAGGTGAACAAAGCGCGCCTGATCGAGAAAATCGCCGAGCTGGTGAAAGACAAACGCGTCGAAGGCATCAGCGCGCTGCGCGACGAGTCTGACAAAGACGGTATGCGCATCGTCATTGAGATCAAACGCGACGCCGTCGGCGAAGTGGTGCTCAATAATCTCTATTCCCAGACGCAGCTTCAGGTGTCTTTCGGTATCAACATGGTCGCGCTGCACCACGGTCAGCCGAAGATCATGGCGCTGAAAGAGATTCTGGCGGCGTTCGTTCGCCACCGTCGTGAAGTCGTGACCCGCCGCACCATCTTTGAACTGCGCAAAGCCCGCGAGCGTGCGCATATCTTAGAAGGTCTGGCGATTGCGCTGGCCAACATCGACCCGATTATTGAGCTGATTCGCCGCGCGCCGAACCCGTCCGAAGCGAAAGCGGGCCTCATCGCCCAGGCGTGGGAGCTGGGCACCGTTTCCGCGATGCTGGAGCGCGCCGGCGACGACGCCGCGCGTCCGGAATGGCTGGAGCCGGAGTTCGGTATTCGCGATGGCAAATACTGGCTGACCGAGCAGCAGGCACAGGCGATCCTCGATCTGCGTCTGCAGAAACTCACCGGCCTTGAGCATGAAAAACTGCTCGACGAGTATAAAGAGCTGCTGGAGCAGATCGCTGAGCTGCTGCATATCCTCGGCAGCGCCGACCGCCTGATGGAAGTAATCCGCGAAGAGCTGGAGCTGATCCGCGATCAGTTCGGCGATGAGCGCCGCACCGAAATCACCGCCAACAGCGCCGATATCAACATCGAAGATCTGATCAACCAGGAAGATGTGGTGGTCACCCTGTCTCACCAGGGCTATGTGAAGTATCAGCCGCTGACGGATTACGAAGCGCAGCGCCGCGGCGGTAAAGGCAAATCCGCCGCGCGTATTAAAGAAGAAGACTTTATCGACCGCCTGCTGGTGGCCAACACCCACGATACGATCCTCTGCTTCTCAAGCCGTGGACGTCTCTACTGGATGAAAGTCTACCAGTTGCCGGAAGCGAGCCGCGGCGCCCGCGGACGTCCTATCGTCAACCTGCTGCCGCTGGAAGCGAACGAGCGTATCACCGCGATTCTGCCGGTACGCGAGTATGAAGAAGGCGTTAACGTCTTTATGGCGACCGCGAGCGGCACCGTGAAGAAAACGGCGCTGACCGAGTTCAGCCGTCCGCGTACCGCCGGTATCATCGCGGTGAACCTGAACGAGGGCGATGAGCTGATCGGCGTCGACCTGACCGCAGGTAAAGACGAAGTGATGCTGTTCTCCGCGCAGGGCAAAGTGGTGCGCTTCAAAGAAGACGCGGTGCGTCCGATGGGTCGTACCGCCACTGGCGTGCGCGGTATTCGCCTCGGCGAGGGCGACAGCGTTGTGTCGCTTATCGTACCGCGCGGCGAAGGCGCTATCCTGACCGCCACCCAGAACGGTTACGGCAAGCGTACCGCGGTGGAAGAGTACCCGACCAAGTCGCGCGCGACGAAAGGGGTTATCTCCATCAAGGTGACCGATCGCAACGGGCCGGTCGTCGGCGCGGTGCAGGTCGATGACGCAGACCAGATCATGATGATCACCGATGCCGGCACCCTGGTGCGTACGCGCGTATCGGAAATCAGCGTGGTGGGCCGTAACACCCAGGGCGTTATCCTCATCCGCACCGCGGAAGATGAAAACGTGGTGGGTCTGCAACGTGTCGCCGAACCGGTAGATGACGAAGAGCTCGACTCTATCGACGGCAGCGTGGCGGAAGGCGACGATGAAATCGCGCCGGAAACCGACGTTGACGACGACGCGGCGGACGACGCCGACGAGTAA
- the ubiG gene encoding 3-demethylubiquinone-9 3-methyltransferase → MFGKPNSPVRPLYSPLTPVILDALAKKGVEASMNAEKPPVAHNVDLEEIAKFEAVASRWWDTEGEFKPLHRINPLRLGYIAERAGGLFGKKVLDVGCGGGILSESMAREGANVTGLDMGAEPLAVARLHALESGVELNYVQQTVEEHAAQNAGAYDVVTCMEMLEHVPDPRSVVQACAQLVKPGGHVFFSTLNRNAKSWLMAVVGAEYVLRMVPKGTHDAKKFIRPSELLGWVDETPLEERHIIGLHYNPLTNRFKLAPSVDVNYMLHTQAKKPS, encoded by the coding sequence CTGTTCGGTAAACCGAATAGCCCCGTCAGGCCGCTTTATTCCCCACTAACGCCTGTTATACTCGACGCTCTTGCGAAGAAAGGAGTAGAGGCGTCCATGAATGCTGAAAAACCGCCAGTTGCGCACAACGTAGACTTAGAAGAAATCGCCAAATTTGAAGCTGTCGCTTCGCGCTGGTGGGACACTGAAGGGGAGTTTAAACCGCTGCATCGCATTAACCCGCTGCGTCTGGGCTATATCGCCGAACGCGCCGGCGGTCTGTTCGGGAAAAAGGTGCTGGATGTCGGCTGCGGCGGCGGCATTCTCTCAGAAAGCATGGCCCGCGAAGGGGCGAACGTCACGGGGCTCGATATGGGCGCGGAGCCGCTGGCGGTGGCGCGCTTGCACGCGCTGGAAAGCGGCGTCGAGCTTAACTATGTCCAGCAGACGGTAGAAGAACACGCGGCGCAGAATGCGGGCGCCTATGATGTAGTGACCTGCATGGAGATGCTCGAACATGTGCCGGACCCGCGCTCGGTGGTGCAGGCCTGTGCACAACTCGTGAAGCCCGGCGGCCACGTCTTTTTCTCCACGCTGAACCGCAACGCCAAATCCTGGCTGATGGCGGTGGTCGGCGCGGAATATGTGCTGCGCATGGTGCCCAAAGGCACGCACGACGCCAAAAAGTTTATCCGCCCTTCCGAACTGCTGGGCTGGGTGGATGAAACGCCGCTGGAAGAACGTCATATCATCGGTCTGCATTACAACCCGCTCACCAACCGCTTTAAGCTCGCGCCGAGTGTTGATGTTAACTATATGTTGCATACACAGGCTAAAAAACCGTCCTGA